In Gossypium hirsutum isolate 1008001.06 chromosome D06, Gossypium_hirsutum_v2.1, whole genome shotgun sequence, one genomic interval encodes:
- the LOC107901450 gene encoding uncharacterized protein: MKGRKTKGAPSADLLVCFPSRSRLTLMPKPISSPARPSEPNIRHHNHRHHHHPLIKRSRTRNGSGVGLASPLLWANNKQMRPEITEPSSPKVTCAGQIKVRSKTTSCKTWQSVMEEIERIHNSRRHKKRPGWIESLGFKKEVMQFFTCLRSIRFDFRCFRSFPQSDITTEDDDDEDEESQENHNHIHDDDKEASRTVFSKWFMVLQENQNDGLLKEEKGKSHDVDVVDDDAQNAVPPPNALLLMRCRSAPAKSWLKENVKDEENIQNDDEEEECKKKCEKKTKNLRSLMEEENRKTTTQSLVVMKYDLGFYKTCSSDTAKETWVVGGFKDPLSRSRSWKR; encoded by the coding sequence ATGAAAGGAAGAAAAACCAAAGGAGCTCCTTCAGCAGATTTGCTAGTATGTTTCCCATCTCGATCCCGTTTAACCTTAATGCCTAAGCCCATTTCTAGTCCAGCAAGGCCATCGGAACCCAACATCCGCCACCACAATCACCGCCATCACCACCACCCTCTCATTAAGAGATCAAGAACCAGGAATGGTAGTGGAGTAGGCTTAGCTAGCCCTCTTCTATGGGCAAACAACAAGCAAATGAGACCCGAGATCACGGAACCGTCTTCCCCTAAAGTCACCTGCGCCGGGCAGATCAAAGTCAGGTCTAAAACCACCTCATGCAAAACCTGGCAATCAGTGATGGAAGAgattgaaaggattcacaacagCAGGCGTCACAAGAAGAGACCCGGTTGGATCGAGTCCCTTGGTTTTAAAAAGGAAGTGATGCAGTTCTTTACCTGTTTGCGGAGCATCCGTTTCGATTTTCGATGTTTCAGGTCATTCCCTCAATCCGATATCACTACCGAAGATGATGATGACGAAGATGAAGAATCTCAagaaaaccataaccatatcCATGATGATGACAAGGAGGCATCGAGAACCGTATTCTCGAAATGGTTCATGGTGCTTCAAGAGAATCAAAACGACGGACttttaaaagaagaaaaggggAAGTCCCATGACGTTGAcgttgttgatgatgatgctcaAAATGCAGTTCCACCTCCAAATGCCCTCTTGCTTATGCGCTGTAGGTCAGCTCCTGCTAAAAGTTGGTTAAAAGAGAACGTTAAAGATGAAGAAAACATACAAAacgatgatgaagaagaagaatgcAAGAAGAAATGtgagaagaaaacaaagaatttAAGGTCATTAATGGAAGAAGAAAACAGAAAGACAACAACACAAAGCTTGGTGGTGATGAAGTACGACCTTGGTTTCTACAAAACTTGTTCTTCTGATACAGCCAAAGAGA